The Microlunatus antarcticus DNA segment ACGCGGCGCAGCTCCCCGGCGAGCCCGACCTCGCCCAGGGCGAGGGTGCGCGGCGCGAGCGTCGTGTTCGTGGCCGCCGACGCGATGGCGATGGCGATCGCCAGGTCGGCGGACGGGTCGGAGACCTTGGCCCCGCCCACGGTGGAGGCGTAGACGTCGCGGCTGCCCACCGCGACGCGGCAGCGGCGCTCGAGCACGGCCAGCACCATCGACACCCGGCCGCTGTCGAGGCCGTGGACCGTGCGCCGCGGTGCGGGCAGCACGCTCGGGACGACGAGGGCCTGCAGCTCGGCGAGCAGCGGCCGGCGGCCCTCCATCGTCACCGTGATGCAGGTGCCGGGCACCGGCTCGGCGTGCACCGAGGTGAAGAGCCCGCTCGGGTCGGTGACCTCGACGATGCCGGTCTCGGCCATCTCGAAGCAGCCGACCTCGTCGGCCGGGCCGAAGCGGTTCTTGGTGGCGCGCACCATGCGGAACCCGGAGTGCCGGTCGCCCTCGAACGCCAGCACGACGTCGACCAGGTGCTCGAGCAGCCGCGGGCCAGCGATCGCGCCGTCCTTGGTCACGTGGCCGACGATGATCACCGCCATGCCGCGCCGCTTGGCCACGCGGACGAGCGCGGCCGTCACCTCGCGGACCTGGGTCGGCCCGCCGGGCGAGCCCTCCGCCTCCGCGGTGCCGACGGTCTGCACGGAGTCGAGCACCATCAGCGACGGCGCGACCTCCTCGATGTGCCCGAGCACGGTGCCGAGGTCGGTCTCGGCCGCCAGGTAGAGCTCGTCGGCGAGCGCGTTGGTCCGCCCGGCCCGCAGCCGCACCTGGGCGGCGGACTCCTCGCCCGAGACGTAGAGCGTGCGGCGGCCCGCCTTGGCCCAGCGCGCGGCGACCTCGAGCAGCAGGGTCGACTTGCCGACGCCGGGCTCGCCGGCCAGCAGCACCACGGCCCCGGGGACGATCCCGTCGCCGAGCACGCGGTCCAGCTCGCCGACGCCGGTCAGGGTGCGGATCGCGAGGTCGGGGTCGATCCGGGCGATCGGCACGGCCTTGGACGTGGGGGTGTGGGACTGCACGGTCGCGAGCCGGGGCGCGCCGGCCTCGCTGACGCTGCCCCAGGTCTGGCACTCCCCGCACCGGCCCTGCCACTTGACGGTCGTCCAGCCGCACTCCGTGCAGACGAACCCGGGTCGTGCCGCAGTCTTTGCCACGTCGACGACGCTAGGCGGGCCCGCTGACAGTTCCGGCCAGCCGCGCCGCCACCTCGAGCACGCGGGCGTCGGCCTCGGGCTCGCCGACGGTGATCCGGACGCCGTCGCCGGGGTCGCCGGACACGTACGGGCGCACGACCAGCCCGGCCTCGCCGAAGGTCGCGGCCACGTCGGCCGTGCCCGGACCGGCCGCGAGCCAGACGAAGTTGCCCTGGGCGTCGGGGACGTCGAGCCCGAGGTCGCGGAGCCCGACCGCGAGCGCGTCGCGACGGGTCACGAGCTCGGCGACCC contains these protein-coding regions:
- the radA gene encoding DNA repair protein RadA; the protein is MAKTAARPGFVCTECGWTTVKWQGRCGECQTWGSVSEAGAPRLATVQSHTPTSKAVPIARIDPDLAIRTLTGVGELDRVLGDGIVPGAVVLLAGEPGVGKSTLLLEVAARWAKAGRRTLYVSGEESAAQVRLRAGRTNALADELYLAAETDLGTVLGHIEEVAPSLMVLDSVQTVGTAEAEGSPGGPTQVREVTAALVRVAKRRGMAVIIVGHVTKDGAIAGPRLLEHLVDVVLAFEGDRHSGFRMVRATKNRFGPADEVGCFEMAETGIVEVTDPSGLFTSVHAEPVPGTCITVTMEGRRPLLAELQALVVPSVLPAPRRTVHGLDSGRVSMVLAVLERRCRVAVGSRDVYASTVGGAKVSDPSADLAIAIAIASAATNTTLAPRTLALGEVGLAGELRRVPGTDRRLAEAARLGFTDALVPTETTTGRRGLVDARRLSTTERPGIRVHEVPTLAHALSAAGVDGR